A region of Arvicanthis niloticus isolate mArvNil1 chromosome 18, mArvNil1.pat.X, whole genome shotgun sequence DNA encodes the following proteins:
- the Adgrg5 gene encoding adhesion G-protein coupled receptor G5 isoform X1, with the protein MGRRIPAEDMDPHGALFFCLCLLAAQVVLVETQSEILTFMKRLEQPIGRSLFSRGRHIQHLEQMLLNASFCGHNLTLQTNSIQSLVFKLSCDFSGLSLSSATLTNVSQAWAPHAMQFPDELTKGTCVTSRPAELRLICIYFFTTHLFQDDQNSLLLNNYVLGAQLDHKPVKNLQKPVNISFWHNRSLEGYTVTCVFWKEGASNRSWGAWSPEGCYTEQPSGTQVLCHCNHLTYFAVLMQFSGDPVPTELRVPLEYISLVGCSISIVASLLSILLCAHSRKQSDSTTGIHMNLHGSVLLLNVTFLLSSQMALPTVPRPVCMVLAATLHYALLSSLTWMAIEGLNLYLLLGRVYNIYIHRYLLKLCLLGWGKGYLSHWLWNIQCTERRPHVLLPFIVAISNSISVNDITSTPNTTIAPTIMTMSSSAFSTVITTIVAFTTSNLNIAITCSPLSPLPPSSCPASATHACFTPISTHPISVIPITFFTFPAPHHRLRTHPHHISTIADPSTTAPAHLLIAAIFFQVSQPVPPPVSSLAPPRSPSPPLPLSLESH; encoded by the exons ATG GGCAGGAGAATACCAGCTGAGGACATGGATCCACACGGGGCCCTTTTCTTCTGCCTGTGCCTTCTAGCTGCTCAAGTTGTCCTAGTAG AAACCCAGTCAGAGATACTGACCTTCATGAAGCGCCTTGAGCAGCCCATAGGCCGAAGCTTGTTTTCCAGAGGGAG GCATATCCAGCACCTGGAGCAGATGCTGCTCAATGCCAGCTTCTGTGGGCACAACTTGACCTTGCAGACAAACTCCATCCAGTCTCTGGTCTTCAAGCTGAGCTGTGacttttctggtctctccttgTCCAGTGCCACCCTGACAAATGTCTCCCAG GCATGGGCCCCACATGCCATGCAGTTCCCTGATGAGCTGACCAAGGGTACCTGTGTGACCTCCCGGCCTGCTGAGCTACGACTCATCTGTATCTACTTCTTCACTACACACCTCTTTCAG GATGACCAGAACTCATTACTGCTCAATAACTATGTCCTGGGGGCCCAGCTGGATCACAAGCCTGTGAAAAACCTTCAGAAGCCAGTCAACATCAGCTTCTGGCACAATCGGAGTCTG GAAGGGTATACGGtaacctgtgtcttctggaagGAGGGAGCCAGCAACCGCAGCTGGGGGGCCTGGAGCCCtgagggctgttacacagagcaGCCCTCAGGCACTCAGGTTCTCTGTCATTGCAATCACCTCACCTACTTTGCTGTGCTCATG CAGTTCTCTGGAGACCCGGTGCCCACTGAGCTGCGGGTGCCTCTTGAGTACATCTCCCTTGTGGGTTGCAGCATCTCCATTGTGGCCTCGCTGCTCTCCATACTGCTGTGTGCTCACTCCAG GAAGCAAAGTGACTCCACCACAGGTATCCATATGAACCTGCATGGCTCTGTTCTGCTCCTGAATGTCACCTTCCTTCTGAGCTCCCAGATGGCCCTGCCCACAGTGCCCAGGCCAGTCTGCATGGTGCTGGCTGCCACCCTACACTACGCACTGCTCAGCAGCCTTACCTGGATGGCCATTGAAGGCTTGAACCTCTACCTTCTCCTGGGGCGTGTCTACAACATATACATCCACAGATACTTGCTCAAGCTCTGCCTGCTGGGCTGGGGTAAGGGATACCTATCTCACTGGCTCTGGAACATCCAGTGTACAGAGCGCCGACCCCATGTCCTCCTGCCTTTCATAGTGGCTATCTCTAATTCCATCTCCGTCAATGACATCACCTCCACCCCTAACACCACCATTGCACCTACCATCATGACCATGTCTTCTTCTGCCTTCAGTACTGTCATCACCACCATTGTGGCCTTCACCACTTCCAATCTCAACATTGCCATTACCTGCAGTCCCCTGTccccactaccaccatcatcatgtCCCGCCTCTGCTACCCATGCCTGCTTTACTCCCATTTCCACCCACCCCATCTCAGTCATCCCCATCACCTTCTTCACCTTCCCTGCACCCCACCACCGTCTCCGCACTCATCCTCACCACATCAGCACCATCGCAGACCCCTCCACCACTGCTCCAGCCCATCTTTTAATTGCCgccattttctttcaagtttcCCAACCAGTGCCACCTCCTGTTAGTTCCTTAGCACCTCCCAGGTCACCATCACCACCGCTGCCACTCAGCCTGGAATCTCACTAA
- the Adgrg5 gene encoding adhesion G-protein coupled receptor G5 isoform X2, which translates to MDPHGALFFCLCLLAAQVVLVETQSEILTFMKRLEQPIGRSLFSRGRHIQHLEQMLLNASFCGHNLTLQTNSIQSLVFKLSCDFSGLSLSSATLTNVSQAWAPHAMQFPDELTKGTCVTSRPAELRLICIYFFTTHLFQDDQNSLLLNNYVLGAQLDHKPVKNLQKPVNISFWHNRSLEGYTVTCVFWKEGASNRSWGAWSPEGCYTEQPSGTQVLCHCNHLTYFAVLMQFSGDPVPTELRVPLEYISLVGCSISIVASLLSILLCAHSRKQSDSTTGIHMNLHGSVLLLNVTFLLSSQMALPTVPRPVCMVLAATLHYALLSSLTWMAIEGLNLYLLLGRVYNIYIHRYLLKLCLLGWGKGYLSHWLWNIQCTERRPHVLLPFIVAISNSISVNDITSTPNTTIAPTIMTMSSSAFSTVITTIVAFTTSNLNIAITCSPLSPLPPSSCPASATHACFTPISTHPISVIPITFFTFPAPHHRLRTHPHHISTIADPSTTAPAHLLIAAIFFQVSQPVPPPVSSLAPPRSPSPPLPLSLESH; encoded by the exons ATGGATCCACACGGGGCCCTTTTCTTCTGCCTGTGCCTTCTAGCTGCTCAAGTTGTCCTAGTAG AAACCCAGTCAGAGATACTGACCTTCATGAAGCGCCTTGAGCAGCCCATAGGCCGAAGCTTGTTTTCCAGAGGGAG GCATATCCAGCACCTGGAGCAGATGCTGCTCAATGCCAGCTTCTGTGGGCACAACTTGACCTTGCAGACAAACTCCATCCAGTCTCTGGTCTTCAAGCTGAGCTGTGacttttctggtctctccttgTCCAGTGCCACCCTGACAAATGTCTCCCAG GCATGGGCCCCACATGCCATGCAGTTCCCTGATGAGCTGACCAAGGGTACCTGTGTGACCTCCCGGCCTGCTGAGCTACGACTCATCTGTATCTACTTCTTCACTACACACCTCTTTCAG GATGACCAGAACTCATTACTGCTCAATAACTATGTCCTGGGGGCCCAGCTGGATCACAAGCCTGTGAAAAACCTTCAGAAGCCAGTCAACATCAGCTTCTGGCACAATCGGAGTCTG GAAGGGTATACGGtaacctgtgtcttctggaagGAGGGAGCCAGCAACCGCAGCTGGGGGGCCTGGAGCCCtgagggctgttacacagagcaGCCCTCAGGCACTCAGGTTCTCTGTCATTGCAATCACCTCACCTACTTTGCTGTGCTCATG CAGTTCTCTGGAGACCCGGTGCCCACTGAGCTGCGGGTGCCTCTTGAGTACATCTCCCTTGTGGGTTGCAGCATCTCCATTGTGGCCTCGCTGCTCTCCATACTGCTGTGTGCTCACTCCAG GAAGCAAAGTGACTCCACCACAGGTATCCATATGAACCTGCATGGCTCTGTTCTGCTCCTGAATGTCACCTTCCTTCTGAGCTCCCAGATGGCCCTGCCCACAGTGCCCAGGCCAGTCTGCATGGTGCTGGCTGCCACCCTACACTACGCACTGCTCAGCAGCCTTACCTGGATGGCCATTGAAGGCTTGAACCTCTACCTTCTCCTGGGGCGTGTCTACAACATATACATCCACAGATACTTGCTCAAGCTCTGCCTGCTGGGCTGGGGTAAGGGATACCTATCTCACTGGCTCTGGAACATCCAGTGTACAGAGCGCCGACCCCATGTCCTCCTGCCTTTCATAGTGGCTATCTCTAATTCCATCTCCGTCAATGACATCACCTCCACCCCTAACACCACCATTGCACCTACCATCATGACCATGTCTTCTTCTGCCTTCAGTACTGTCATCACCACCATTGTGGCCTTCACCACTTCCAATCTCAACATTGCCATTACCTGCAGTCCCCTGTccccactaccaccatcatcatgtCCCGCCTCTGCTACCCATGCCTGCTTTACTCCCATTTCCACCCACCCCATCTCAGTCATCCCCATCACCTTCTTCACCTTCCCTGCACCCCACCACCGTCTCCGCACTCATCCTCACCACATCAGCACCATCGCAGACCCCTCCACCACTGCTCCAGCCCATCTTTTAATTGCCgccattttctttcaagtttcCCAACCAGTGCCACCTCCTGTTAGTTCCTTAGCACCTCCCAGGTCACCATCACCACCGCTGCCACTCAGCCTGGAATCTCACTAA